The genomic segment ATTTCACTTGAAATCTGGAAATTTTTCTAAAAATACCTCATTGGTCTTTAATAGATTCTGGTAATACTTTTTGTAGGATGGAGATAATTTTCTCATAGCAGGAATAAATATATCATTATAACCGCTAGTCTTACCAAATGATTTGATTATTTCCATTACTTCCCCATGAGGAGAAGATAAATATTCTTCAGACTCTTTAAAATCTTGATATTCTCTTATTATCTTTGAGTAATCATCTAAAAACTTTTCAGGATTTTCTATACTTTGTTGTCTCTTATCCTCTACTTCGGCAATTCTATCATCTGTCCAAAAGTCCATGGCCTCTTCAAACTGGCTCATAATTTCATCTGAAATTTTTGGAGGATCAACTTTATCTAGAAAATTAATAATTGTTTTATATGCTTCCTCCTGTTCTTCTGTTTTTATAGGTCCTTCCAAAAACCTACTAAAATGACTTACAAAAAATCTACCATAAAATCCTGGAAATACTTCCAAAAGTCTTTCTTTTATAGATTTCTTTTTATTTAATTCTATGATTTCTGCATTAATTTTTTCAATATTTTTACTATCTAAAAGTTTTTCTAGTAATTGGGTTTGTTTATTAGATAATTCATTTTCTAGTTGTTTTCTAATAATACATTTTCTCAATTCTTCTTT from the Clostridia bacterium genome contains:
- a CDS encoding MerR family transcriptional regulator translates to MKINEVCNVTRLTKKAIEYYQQKGIINPKLDESGYRKFNESEIERLKQVSVFRSLGLSVSDIKKILGSKFSKEELRKCIIRKQLENELSNKQTQLLEKLLDSKNIEKINAEIIELNKKKSIKERLLEVFPGFYGRFFVSHFSRFLEGPIKTEEQEEAYKTIINFLDKVDPPKISDEIMSQFEEAMDFWTDDRIAEVEDKRQQSIENPEKFLDDYSKIIREYQDFKESEEYLSSPHGEVMEIIKSFGKTSGYNDIFIPAMRKLSPSYKKYYQNLLKTNEVFLEKFPDFK